Within Corynebacterium timonense, the genomic segment GAACGCCATCGGGAATTCTTCAACGTAGGTTCGGAGCTGGTTGAACGCATTTTCGACGGTGGCCGTTGAACCGGACTGTTTCAACTCGATGATCGCTAGCGGCATCCCGTTGACATACAGCACAACGTCAAACCGTCGCTCCTTGTCCAGATTCCGGATGGTGATCTGGTTGGCTGCGATGTAGTCGTTTTTGGACGGGTCGCGGGAAAAGAAGGTGATGGTCGGGTTCTGACGCTTCCCGTTGGGGTCGTAATACTCGATGCCGCGGTACCCCTCGACCAAGATCTCGTGCAGACGGCGGTTCTCAGCGATAGCGCTCTGCGACTGCGCAGTAACCACCTCAGCCATCGCTTGCTGCAAATACTCGTCCGGTACGTCGGGGTTGAGGTTGCGCAGAGCGTTGAGGAGGCGACCACGCAGCACGATTTCGCGCCAACTGTCGCGCTCACCGCTGCCGGGAGCGAGTTCTTTGCCGTTGACTGGTTTCCACTCGAGATCGCCGAGCAAGTCGAGCGCGTCGACTTCGAATGCTGCCTCGCTGTAGACCATGGTGTTATGCCTCGCTCTCCTCACCTGCAATATCCGGGCCAGCAGCGGTGGCTTCCTGCTCCGCTTCCTTCACAGTGATCTTTCCACTCATGAGGAGCGGAAGCAGCTCATCGCGGGTTTTGGCGAGGATAAGGTTCTCTCTCTCGAGCGCGACAATCAAGTCCTCCAAAGTGTTGAGCTTTCGGTGGAGGGGCTGCGCGTGATCACTGAATACAGACGGAACTAAGGCTTCCTGTATTTGTGTTTTCGTAATTGTAGAGAAAACCGACCCGTGGGATTTGGCCCGCAATTCTTTAACCGCCGACATGACAGCTAGACGGAGTGCAGCATCGAATCCTGGCTTAGCCTCGAACCCGTAAGCCGATTGGTTGAATGATGTTGGACCTACTATCGAAACTACGCGTCCAACGGTGCCGCGAGCTGACAGCAAGACGGACCCTGCAGGCAAGGGCGAAAACCGCTTCTTTTTCGCAGCCACATCCGAAATCGTTTCGACAGTAGTCAGTAGGTGGGATCTTGGACTTGCGGTTATATCGGCAACGGAAGCCCACTTGTGACCCCCGTTCCAACTGGCTTCGTCTTTACGCGGCGGAGTGCCTCCCAAAACCGGTCCGGCCACTTCGACAAGCGGGATCAGATCTGCGTTCTCGGTGTGTGTTTGCCAAACCGCGAGTTGGAGCTGAAGGGCCATCTTAACTGTGTGAGAATTCGCCGCGATCTTGTCGTCGAGGACGCGAAGTAAGCGGCCAATGACGCTTTGTATTGGCATCGGGGGCAAT encodes:
- a CDS encoding restriction endonuclease subunit S yields the protein MKPVQLSGASSYLLTPGNFSPNGGFQEGKPRFFDGPIRSDFVLEPGEILISMTDLSRNIDTLGSPMIVPEHDRWKYLHNQRLGKLVVKSENVDPSWLYHRLRMADYRHYIAATSTGTTVHHTSPSTISEFEFRLPPMPIQSVIGRLLRVLDDKIAANSHTVKMALQLQLAVWQTHTENADLIPLVEVAGPVLGGTPPRKDEASWNGGHKWASVADITASPRSHLLTTVETISDVAAKKKRFSPLPAGSVLLSARGTVGRVVSIVGPTSFNQSAYGFEAKPGFDAALRLAVMSAVKELRAKSHGSVFSTITKTQIQEALVPSVFSDHAQPLHRKLNTLEDLIVALERENLILAKTRDELLPLLMSGKITVKEAEQEATAAGPDIAGEESEA